The following nucleotide sequence is from Chelonia mydas isolate rCheMyd1 chromosome 5, rCheMyd1.pri.v2, whole genome shotgun sequence.
gaactaggggacactcaatgaaatgaataggcagcaggtttaaaacaaacaaaaagaagtgtttcttcacacaacgcacagtcagcctgtggaagtccttgccagagcatgttgtgaaggtcaaaactgtAACAGGgaacaaaaaagaactagatacgttcatggagaaTGGgtcatcaatggctactagccaggctgggcagggagggtgtcccttgcctctgtttgccagaagctgggaatgggcgacaggggatggatcactgggcaattccctgttctgttcattccctctggggcacctggcaccggccactgttggcagacaggagactgggctggatggaccattgttctgactcaggctggccgttcttatgctatCACGCACGGGGCCATGCGGATGGGCCCCGGGGGGTGTACTGTGCCCCATGGCAATGAGAGAGGCTCGGGGGGGCACGCGGTGCGCAGGTGCCATGTGGACAGGTTCAGTGGGCCAAACCCTGCTCAGGGCCTGCCTTGACTTCTTGTGCACTGTAGGTTGCGGGGTTGCTCCTAGCAGGCCAGGCTTCTGTGTCAGATGGAGGATGACTGCGGAGGGCACTTCTCCGAGGGAGACACCCCCCACGCCTGCACTGGAAGATCCTTCAGCGGACTGAGGGGGGCTGAAATCAGGTCTTGTGCACACAGCGCCACCTCGTGGTGAAAGAGTACCGTACAGATTAGCGCTCCGTTACTTCTCCCCCTTTAGGTTCTACGTCTCTGCCAATTTCAGTATTTACACTATCTCCGCTGTCTTTCTAGATCAGGAGGTAGcagtctgttaagtgtctctggATCACACTGGTTTTTTAATTACATAAGCCGAATGCATAACAACTTGGAGGCCAGGCGGACGGGCTCAGGGGGATGTACAGGGGCCAGGTGACGGGCTCAGGGGGATGTACCGTGCAAAGGCCAGGCTGATGGGCTCAGGGGGACATACCAGGAACGGGGCCAGGCGGACAGGCTGATGGGGATGTACCGTGCACCGGGGCCAGACGGACGGGCTATGGCAGCCATACTGTGCACAGGGGCCAGGCAGATGGGATGACAGGGACGTACTGTGCACAGGGGCCAGGCGGACGGGCTCAGGGGGACATACCGTTCACAAGGGCCAGGCTGATGGGGACGTACCGTGCACAGAGGCCAGGCGGACGGGCTATGGCAGCCATACCGTGCACGCGGGCCAGGCAGATGGGATGACGGGGATGTACCATGCACAGGGGCCAGGCGGACGGGCTCAGGGGGACGTACCGTGCACGGGGGCCAGGCAGATGGGATGACAGGGACGTACCGTGCACAGGGGCCAGGCAGATGGGCTCAGGGGGACGTACCGTGCACAGGGGCCAGGctgatgtggacgtaccatgcaCAGGGGTCAGGCGGACGGGCTCAGGGGGACGTACCGTGCACAGGGGCCAGGCTGATGTGGACGAACCGTGCACAGGGGTCAGGCGGACGGGCTGTGGGAGCCATACTGTGCACAGGGGCCAGGCGGACGGGCTCAGCAGGATGTACCGTGCACAGGGGTCAGGCGGACGGGCTATGGGAGCCATACCGTGCACGGGGGCCAGGCAGATGGGATGACGGGGACGTACCGTGCACAAGGGCCAGGCGGACGGGCTCAGGGGGAACGTACCGTGCACAGGGGCCAGGCTGATGTGGACGTATCGTGCACAGGGGCCAGGCTGATGTGGACGTACCGTGCACAGGGGTCAGGCGGACGGGCTATGGGAGCCATACTGTGCACGGGGGCCAGGCGGACGGGCTGTGGGAGCTATACCGTGCACAGGGGCCAGGCGGACGGGCTATGGCAGCCATACCGTGCACGGGGGCCAGGCAGATGGGATGACGGGGACGTACCGTGCACAAGGGCCAGGCGGACGGGCTCAGGGGGAACGTACCGTGCACAGGGGCCAGGCTGATGTGGACGTACCGTGCACAGGGGTCAGGCGGACGGGCTATGGGAGCCATACTGTGCACAGGGGCCAGGCGGACGGGCTATGGCAGCCATACCGTGCACGGGGGCCAGGCGGACGGGCTCATGGGGATGTACCCTGAATAGGCGTAGAAGCAggtggggagtggctggctcatggTGGTTGAGGTGAGAATGTCAGAGGAGCAGAGGGAACAGGGCAACTTGGCACTTGACACAGAGGAACAGGCTGGGAGTGGGACAAGGACGAGCATCACACCAGTGTGgcagcagagggcactgtggAGGCATTTGGATTTCTCCTGGAGCTAAAGTTTGTAGAACTCCTAttagcagagagggaggggaagatccAGGGAGTGGGGTAAGggcaccactttaaaaaaaattgtcagctGAAATTTGTGATTTTCAGGGCCTGCTGTAGGAAGTATGCAGGTCTCTAGCCCCATATGCAAGGGGAGGTTGAGCCCTCTATGCCACTTGCCATGCGTGGCACACTAGGATTGCAGGGCCTGGCGCACGGTGCCCTGGGGCCAGCCTGAGGCGGATGTCATGCCACTGAACTCAGCAGGAACTCAGTGTAGAACTGGGGTAACGTGGGGGATCAGGCCTGGAATGCTCTGTTTGTCAGCTCCTAGCTGGGCTGTTCCTgttgcttaagaacataagataCTGGGTCCATCTAGGtcctgtattctgacagtggccaatgccaggtgcttcagagggaattaacagaagagtgatccatcccctgtcgtccagtcccagcttgtggcagtcagagactagggacacccagagcatgagtttgtgtccctggccatcttggctaatagccattgatggacctattttcTGTGAACttatcttattctttttttaacccagttatacttttggctttcacaacatcccctggcaaccagttccacaggttgactgtgcgttgtgtgaggaaatacttccttctgtttgttttaaacctgctgcctattcattttattgggtgacccctagttcttgtgttaggtgaaggggtaaataacactgccCTGGTTACTTTCTCTGCACCCGTCACGATTTTATCGACTTTTATCAGATCCCCCCtaagtcgtctcttttctaagctgagcaGCCCCAGTCTGTTTAACCTCGCCTCCTAGGGAAGCTGctccagacccttaatcatttttgttgcccttctctatcctttttccaattctaatacatcttttctgagatggggtgacgagagctgcacgcagtattcaaggtgtgggcgtaccagggatttatacagTGGTGATGTTTCCTGtctcattctctctccctttcctagcGGTTCCCAACAGTCTGTTCGCTGTTCTGACGGCCGCTGcgcactgagcagatgtttttagagcATTCAGCATCCGTGTGGTGCTGTGAAGGTGCCCAGCACCTTTGAGGCCAGGTCGGGAGACCCAGCACCAGCCTCAAGTCCCTGGGCTCGCAGCTGATGAGCACTTGCTGGTGGGGAGGATTCTGCTGAGAGCGGGTTTAAAGGAGAGCTCTAATGGCGAAGGGAGAGTGGGCCCAGTAATGGGAAGTCCTTGGCTTTGTTTACTGGCTAGTTAGAACAAAGGTTAAAAAATGCAAGTGGCTATGTCTGCCCGTGGCCCTGTAGCTGCGCGGCTATTACTGGCCCCGGGGTGGCCGTTATTGTGTTAGTCCAGGGGGTGATTTGTGTGTTAGTTGCAGTGGTGACCATGACGTGCTTCGCACTTCCCAAGCCCGCTGGCTCCGAGGAGCTCGCCtcacagggcaggcaggcagggaggctgaGTTTGTGGAACAGGGAACAGAAAGCGGCAGTGTGGGAGCGCCAGCAGGAAGGCTGTGGGATGGAGTCTGAGCCGTGAGCCGAACCAGAACCGAACTGGAACCGGAGAAGCAGTCCAAACTGGTGTTTTTACGTGATCTGGACCCGAACCTGACCCGTACTTTTGTCCTGCCTCCTGAACCGGCCTGGAACTGAAACACATTAGGGCTACGGGTTCAAACAAAGGTTCTGTTATTCACCTTATAAAACCAGCCGACAGAGTAACAAAGGGGCCTGGGATTGCTACCAGACAGGCCCAGCCTGGTCTAGTGAGAGGAGCATGAGGACAGGGGGAGGCCAGCCTAcaagaggaaggggagaggggaagtttGGGACCCACCTGCATGAGGCACCacatggggcagcaggggccccAGAGACAGAGGGACCATCTCGGAGACTCTCCCCGGTGGGCGGCTCCCTGGCCCCTTCAAGCCCAAGGACAGAGATAAAGGCTGCCCAGCCCTTCTCCCCTTAGCCCCCTGCCCCTAGCCCCTAGGAAGCTCCTCCCTCCATCTGGCCCACATGTGGCAGGGCCACACTCCAAACCCACTCCccactgaagtgagctgcagGTCTCagtcccaaccccctcccacccgcccAGTGCACTGcctgatccccaccccacccggagctgttctttctcttcccccacccggCTCACGGTGGCAGGCTCAGATTAGAGCAAAGCTCAATgcgtagtgatcaatagctccatgtctagctggcagctggtatcaagcaaagcgccccaggggttggtcgtggggccgattttgttcaacatctttattaatgatctggatgatttaactgggacttggtcctgctttgagcagggggttggactagatgaccttctggggtcccttccaaccctgatattctatgattctatgattctatgattctatgattaattacaccctcagcaagtttgcagatgatactaaaatGAGGGGAGAGGTacataccctggagggtagggatagggtccagagtgacttagacaaattggaggattgggccaaaagaaatctggtgaggtccaacaaggacaagggcagagtcctgcccttaggatggaagaatcccatgcaccgctacagactagggaccaaatggctcggcagcagttctgcagaaaaggacctaggggttacagtggaggagaagctggatatgagtcaacagtgtgcccttgttgccaagacggccaatggcattttgggatgtataagtaggggcattgccagcagatcgagggacgtgattattcccctctgttcggcactggtgaggccacacctggagtattgcgtccagttttggcctcccccactacagaaggatgtggacaaattggagggaaacaaaaatgattagggggctggggcacatgacttatgaggagaggctgagggaactggggttatttagtttacagaagagaagagtgaggggggatttgatagcagctttcaactacctgaaggggggtgccaaggaggatggagctcggctgttctcagtggtggcagatgagagaacaaggagtaatggtctcaagttgcagggggggaggtttaggttggatatcaggaaacactatttcactaggagggtggtgaagcactggaaggggttacctagggaagtggtggaatctccatccttagaggtttttaagcatcccttggctgggatgatttagttggggttggtcctgctttgagcagggggttggcctaggtgacctcctgaggtcccttccaaccccgatctTCTACGATTCTGTCTGGGAGGTAGCGGGGTATACTTCTGCTGCGGTGACGGCTCTCCGGGGCGCTGCTGGCCCTGCCCTGTGGcctcagggagcagagcagcagagagagagaagggggtgggggcgaggAGAGCGGGAATGAATTTACTTCTCCGAAGGCTGAAAGTCGATTGGACCCAGTTGGGGACAGTAACTGAAGGGTTAATTTTTGTGCGTGGCTTGGAGCAGGACTGAACCGGAACGCGACGGAGGCGAGCGGACTCGCTGGGTCTGAGCTCGCGCTCTGCTCTGAGGGGTGGCGAGCTTTCCCCTCGGGCGCTCGCTAGCGTGGCTCTCTCCCCGGGGCCTGGCCCGGTCCCCGCTCTCTGTGAGCGAGACCAGTCTGTCCATTACACTGGTGGCCCTTGGCTCCTCCGCGTCCTGCTCTTGGTTCCATGGGGCTCCTTTCCCTttcaggggcagggcctcaggaggaaGGAGGGGTTCCGAGAGTGGTAAGTAGGATCCTGCTGTTCTCTTCTGCCTTGCTCGTGTACGGCCAAGCGCTAGCCAACGCgctgggcagggcagtggggagagagctTGCACAGGGGCCCTCTGCCACGGGGCTGTGGGGAGAACAAGGGCTGCTAGCACTGCCAGCCCTACGTGCGGAGAGAGGACCCTCCTCGCCACTGTGGGCAGAGCTGAAGACACAAGCGAGGGGGTTCAGGAAGGGAGGAAGGCTCCCTGTCCAGGCTGCCCCATCAATTCAGTTCATACAGCCCCCACCATTCACTTTTCCCACTGCAGACACCGTTCATGCTGCCCATCCCCCAATTAGTTCCAGCTACCCTGCTGATGCAGGACCCCCTGCCAGAGCTCAGGCACTCAGCCATCCCAGGGAATCCCCACGGGGATCGGGAATTATTCTGAGCCACATCCCTGGCACAGTGGAGGCTGTCACCAGCACAGGGCTCCCTGATTGCTGCAACACTAACACGGAGGAATTAGATCCTGTTGTTTGGCTTCTGTCTTTCCAGCCGGCATGTGAGCACGCAGCCCTGGTACCAGCGTGCCCCCTGAATTACAGGCCTGTCTGCGGGACTGATGGAAACACCTACAGCAACGAGTGCCTTCTCTGCAACAGGCGAAGGTAAGGTCATGCCCTGGCTATTGCTCACGCACAGCTGATTACATGGCGGTGCGGAGAGGGCTTTGCCTTAGGATGTCAGCGcagagaaggaggcaggggtcACGGGCTGTCCCAGCCCAGCGTAAAGGCAAACGGTGATGTTCCCGAGCGGCTCCAGAGTCAGGGGGCCTCTCTAGCACACGGGCAGTTTCATCTCTTGATGGTAGATTGTGACTCAGGTAAGAACCCCCCTTTGTACCCTATCCAGGCTGCCGGGTCCAGCCACATAGGAGCCAGTGGGGCTACTCCCTCCCGCTCTCTCCCCCTGGGGTGGGTGGGCTCCAGCCCTCTCTCACTTGCCCAAGTAGCTGAGTTGGACCAGTTTCTGCAGGTAACGGGAGCATCAGCAGGGAGTCCGGGGCTGCTCCCGGGGCAGTGCAGCTGGCACACGGCCCCTCACTCTGGGCCATGCCCAGAATCAATTCTAGCACATTGCAATGACACGCTTCCTCACATACACAGCATTATCGCACAACACTCTGACCCTGTGCGTTAATCCAGGGCTCTCGCGGACTCCAGCCAGCTCAGCTGGGCTGGACTCCAGCAAATCCGAACAGCCCCACAatgagaggggaggaagaggcttCCTACCTGGCCCCAATGACATTGCACTTTTCTGACTGAATTAAGGAAAAACCCTTGGGctggatttttaaataaattagcaAAATCCACATACTGCCTTGTGCTTGGATTGCCCTTGGCAGTTACCACAGTCGGATGCCTTGTCAGTTAGACGTTGGCACACAGGTAGACATCGCACCTCATCCGCCTGATA
It contains:
- the SPINK4 gene encoding serine protease inhibitor Kazal-type 4, which translates into the protein MLGALTALFLLLAQCGAGPQEEGGVPRVPACEHAALVPACPLNYRPVCGTDGNTYSNECLLCNRRRLTRQDIQIVKDEIC